DNA from Sphingomonas sp. SUN039:
TCCCGAAGGCCGCGTCACCCTTCGCGTCGGCGACGGCGTGTCCTCGTTCGACGCGGCCGCCTGGGACGCATGTGCGGGCGATGCCAATCCCTTTGTCAGTCACGCGTTCCTGTCGGCGCTCGAGGACTCGCACAGCGCAACGGCGCGCACCGGCTGGCAGCCGCTCCCGATCGCCTTCGACGAGGCCGACGGAAGCCTCGCCGGAGTCGCGCCTGCCTATGCCAAGAGCCACAGCCAGGGCGAATATGTCTTCGACCATAGCTGGGCCGATGCCTGGGAGCGCGCCGGGGGACGCTATTACCCGAAACTCGTGATCGCGTCGCCGTTTTCGCCGGTTCCGGGACCGCGTTTGCTGGCGCGCTCGCCCGAAGCCGCACGCGCCTTGATCGCGGGGGCCGAGGCACTGGTCGACCGCCATTCGATGTCAGGCGCGCATGCCAATTTCGTGGCCGGTGACCAGCTCGACCTGTTCCGCGACGCGGGCTGGCTGATCCGCGAGGGGACCCAATTCCATTGGGCCAATCGCGGCTATGCGACCTTCGACGATTTCCTCGGCGACCTTGCCTCACGCAAGCGCAAGGCGATCCGCAAGGAACGCGCCGCCGCCGTCGCAGGACTGGAGATCGTCCATTTGTCGGGCGGCGACCTGACCGAGACGCATTGGGACGCCTTCTGGTACTTCTATCAGGACACCGGCAGCCGCAAATGG
Protein-coding regions in this window:
- a CDS encoding GNAT family N-acetyltransferase, whose protein sequence is MSEGDPEGRVTLRVGDGVSSFDAAAWDACAGDANPFVSHAFLSALEDSHSATARTGWQPLPIAFDEADGSLAGVAPAYAKSHSQGEYVFDHSWADAWERAGGRYYPKLVIASPFSPVPGPRLLARSPEAARALIAGAEALVDRHSMSGAHANFVAGDQLDLFRDAGWLIREGTQFHWANRGYATFDDFLGDLASRKRKAIRKERAAAVAGLEIVHLSGGDLTETHWDAFWYFYQDTGSRKWGQPYLTRRFFSMLGERMADKVLLMLALRDGNPIAGALNLIGADTLYGRYWGCREDVPFLHFELCYYQAIDAAIARGLSRVEAGAQGEHKLARGYVPVPTWSAHYIPDAGFRSAIADFVARERRAVEQNMAFLGEMTPFRKG